One genomic region from Lynx canadensis isolate LIC74 chromosome E1, mLynCan4.pri.v2, whole genome shotgun sequence encodes:
- the LOC115501567 gene encoding keratin-associated protein 9-1-like, protein MTHSCCSSCCQPMCCRTTCCRTTCCQPTCCGSSGCGSSCCQPCCRPTCCHTTCCRPSCCGCSSCGHNCGGSSGCGSSCCQPCCRPTCCHTTCCRTTCCQPSCCGSSGCGSSGCGQNCCGSHCCQPVCCTPVYCTRTCYHPTCCCLPGCLAQGSGSCCQPSCC, encoded by the coding sequence ATGACCCACTCGTGCTGCTCCTCTTGCTGCCAGCCTATGTGCTGCAGGACCACCTGCTGCCGGACCACCTGCTGCCAGCCCACATGCTGTGGGTCCAGCGGCTGTGGGTCGAGCTGCTGCCAGCCTTGCTGCCGCCCAACTTGCTGTCACACCACCTGCTGCCGGCCCAGCTGCTGTGGGTGTAGCAGCTGTGGACACAACTGCGGTGGGTCTAGCggctgtggctccagctgctgccAGCCTTGCTGCCGCCCAACTTGCTGTCACACCACCTGCTGCCGGAccacctgctgccagcccagctgCTGTGGGTCCAGCGGCTGTGGGTCCAGCGGCTGTGGACAAAACTGCTGTGGGTCCCACTGCTGCCAGCCAGTTTGCTGTACCCCCGTGTACTGCACGAGAACCTGCTACCACCCCACCTGCTGCTGCCTGCCTGGGTGCCTAGCCCAGGGTTCTGGATCCTGCTGCCAGCCTTCCTGCTGCTGA
- the LOC115500306 gene encoding LOW QUALITY PROTEIN: keratin-associated protein 9-1-like (The sequence of the model RefSeq protein was modified relative to this genomic sequence to represent the inferred CDS: inserted 2 bases in 1 codon; substituted 1 base at 1 genomic stop codon), whose product MTHSCWSSCCQPMCCRTTCCRTTCCQPSCCGSSGCGHNCGGSSGCGSSCCQPCCCPTCCHTTCCRTTCCQPSCCGCSGCGHNCGGSSGCGSSCCQPCCRPTCCHTTCCRPSCCGCSSCGHNCGGSSSCGSSCCQPCCRPTCCHTTCCRTTCCRTTCCQPSCCGSSGCGHNCGGSSGCGSSCCQPCCRPTCCHTTCCRTTCCRTTCCQPSCCGSSGCGHNCGGSSGCGSSCCQPCCRPTCCHTTCCRTSCCGCCQPCCRPTCCHTTCCRTTCCQPSCCGSSGCGSSGYGQNCCGSHYCQAVCCTPVYCTRTCYHPTCCCLPGCLAQDCGSSRCXPDYCPICCQSTCCRTTCCCPCCVXSCCKPSLLFICLFKSL is encoded by the exons ATGACCCACTCGTGCTGGTCCTCTTGCTGCCAGCCTATGTGCTGCAGGACCACCTGCTGCCGGAccacctgctgccagcccagctgCTGTGGGTCCAGCGGCTGTGGACACAACTGTGGTGGGTCTAGCGGCTGTGGGTCGAGCTGCTGCCAGCCTTGCTGCTGCCCAACTTGCTGTCATACCACCTGCTGCCGGAccacctgctgccagcccagctgCTGTGGGTGTAGCGGCTGTGGACACAACTGCGGTGGGTCTAGCGGCTGTGGTTCCAGCTGCTGCCAGCCTTGCTGCCGCCCAACTTGCTGTCACACCACCTGCTGCCGGCCCAGCTGCTGTGGGTGTAGCAGCTGTGGACACAACTGCGGTGGGTCTAGCagctgtggctccagctgctgccAGCCTTGCTGCCGCCCAACTTGCTGTCACACCACCTGCTGCCGGACCACCTGCTGTAGGAccacctgctgccagcccagctgCTGTGGGTCCAGCGGCTGTGGACACAACTGCGGTGGGTCTAGCggctgtggctccagctgctgccAGCCTTGCTGCCGCCCAACTTGCTGTCACACCACCTGCTGCCGGACCACCTGCTGTAGGAccacctgctgccagcccagctgCTGTGGGTCCAGCGGCTGTGGACACAACTGCGGTGGGTCTAGCggctgtggctccagctgctgccAGCCTTGCTGCCGCCCAACTTGCTGTCACACCACCTGCTGCCGGACCAGCTGCTGTGG CTGCTGCCAGCCTTGCTGCCGCCCAACTTGCTGTCATACCACCTGCTGCCGGAccacctgctgccagcccagctgTTGTGGGTCTAGCGGCTGTGGGTCCAGCGGCTATGGACAAAACTGCTGTGGGTCCCACTACTGCCAGGCAGTTTGCTGTACCCCTGTGTACTGCACGAGAACCTGCTACCACCCCACCTGCTGCTGCCTGCCTGGGTGCCTAGCCCAGGACTGTGGATCCAGCCGCTGCTAGCCTGACTACTGCCCAATATGCTGTCAGTCCACTTGCTGTAGGACCACATGCTGCTGCCCTTGCTGTGT CAGCTGCTGCAAGCCTTCTTTGTTATTCATCTGCCTATTTAAGAGCTTGTGA